GAAAGAATCAGGGATCATATAGTGGCAATTTACGATTTGCGGCCGGATACCATTTACCATTACCAGTTAAGAAGCCAGGGTCCGATCGGGCCGGAAGCCAGATCCGGAAATTTCACCTTCCGCACCGCCAAAGAAGTTCTGGAAATCGGCAATTACGCTATCCAAAACATTTCCACCACCGAAGCCGCGTTTAAATGGGTGACTAATGTGGAGGCGGATTCCACGGTCAGATATACCCCTTACCGGAATAATACGCTGGTCCGGGAAGAAGCTCGCACTAAATATGACAAAGCCATTACCACCATTCACGAAGTGAACGTTGACGATTTTGAACCCGGGGTTATTTATCGGGTGGAGCTTTTGAGCGTTGATATAGACAAAAACGCCACCAGCAAAACCATAGATTCTTTTTCCACCTCCGAAGACGACCTGCCTCCGATTATTTACCAGGTCCAGACCAGTTCGGCCATTTCCCCAGGCAAAGACATAAAAATCCAGACCATTATTTCCTGGCTTACCAATGAGCCGTCCACCACCAGAGTTTATTATCAGGCCGGCATCGCTTCCCCGGAAGAAGCAATGGCGGAGGCCACCAATCTGGACGCTAACTATTCCAAGAAGCACGTGGCGGTTATTACTAAATTTGAACCGGGCAAAATTTATTCTTTCCGGGTGGAGAGCATTGATTCGGGCGGCAACGTTTCCATGTCTAAAATTTACACTATTCTTACTCCCCGTCAGAGCGAATCGGTTTTCCAAGTTATTATGAAAAATGTGGAAGACGTTTTCGGCTGGGTTGGAAAAATGAAAAAGTAAGCCAAATATCAAAAAATAAAAAAGCCGCCGTTATTCAATAATATATGGGACAAACAAACGCGCTGATAAAAATAAAAGATTTAAATGTTACTTATTTTTCGGGCAAGCCGAACGAAGTAAGAGCTTTGAAGAAGATTAATTTGGAAATTTACCCGGGCGAGTTTGTTATTTTTTTTGGGCCGTCCGGCTGCGGGAAGTCAACTTTGCTTTATTCAATCGCCGGCCTGGAAACAAACATCACCGGGGATATTTATGTCGGCGGCAAAAACATCGCAAAACTTAATTGCAGAGAAACGGAAGAATTTCATCAAAAAAGGACGGGGATGATTTTCCAAGCTTATTATTTGGTTGATTCCTTAAATGTTTTGGAAAATGTTATTTTACCGCAGATGGCTGTCGGCGCGGATAAAAAAGAAAGGGAGAAAAAGGCCTTAGAGCTTTTAGGCCATTTTGGGGTAAAAGAACAGGCGGATAAATTTCCTAACGAGCTTTCCGGCGGGCAGCAGCAGAGGGTGGCCATAAGCCGGGCTCTGGTAAATAATCCGGAAATATTGCTGGCTGACGAGCCTCTTGGAAATCTGGATTCAAAAGCGGCCCAAGACGTCATGTCCCTCTTGGCCGACCTTAACGAAAGAAGCAAAAAAACCGTTATTTTGGTGACCCATAATCCCGCCTTTTTAAATATTGCCCATCGGGTATTTTATGTAAAAGATGGGGCGATTGTGGACACAAGGGTTAACGAAGAAAGGAAAAAAATTGCCGCCAGGCCGGAAGATAAAGAAGCCGAAGCTCCTATTTCCAAAGAATTGGAGATGCTGGCCAGGACCTTCTCCGGCATTTCCGGAGCGGCGGGAAGCTTATTAATACCGTTTAAAGCCAAGCAGATCGTTTCCGAGGTTTTGCTGGAAATGAGCGGAGAAGAAGTCGGGGCGATTGAGAAAAAAGTTGAAAATTTGCTGATTGCCGGAATGCGAAGCATAGAAGATTCATTTTTCAAATACCTTGACGAAGAAATTGAAAAAGGGGGATTGGGCATGGACAAAAGGTCGGCTCGGCGCGTTTCCGATCAAGTGAAAGATATAATGAAGGAAATAAGCATTTTGGAAAAGATGGACAGGGAAATTTCTTCCGGCAAAAGATCCTGGCAGAATGCGGACATAGAACAAATAAGAGGCTATCTCTTGGATAGTTTTCGCCTTAAAGTGTCTGATCCGCTTTCTCTGAAAATAATGGACGGCGCGATAAAAATGAGAGTAACCAGCAAAATAGACAAGGAAGGATTTTTCAAAAAAATAGATTTGCCCTTGAAAGAGGGCGGAGCGGGGATAGACAAGAGGGTTACGAAAAAAATCGCTAGAAGATTAGAATTATTGATTTTAGGAAAATATAAATAATATGGGGATTTTGGACTTAATTTCATTATCAATCAGAATGTTTAAAAACAGGCCTTTAAGGACTTTTTTAACCGTTTTGGGCGTAAGCGTCGGCATCGGCACGGTTTTGTTTTTGGTTTCCCTGGGCTATGGTTTGCAAAAAACTATTTTAAGCAGAATCACTACCGCTGATTCCTTGTTGAGCCTAGATGTAAGCCCGGGGGCGGAGAGATTAATCACCTTGACCGACAAAGACGTTGAAGAAATTTCTCGGATTAAAGAGGTGGAAGAAGTGAGCGTTTCCATCCATCTGACCGGCCAGCTAGCGGCCAATGATCTCACCGGCGACGGCCTGGTTGAAGCGGTTGACCCGTCATTTTTTCGTTTGAGCGGCCTTAGGGCGGATAAGGGAGAGATGTTTGAATCCGACAACAGATATGAAGCGGTTATTTCCACGGCTGGAGCGCGATTGTTCAATTTGGATTCGGAGCAGGTTATCGGCGAGAATATTTCCCTGGTTCTATTTGTGCCGAAGTTGTCGGAGGAAGGCTTTGAAGAGGTTGAGGTGGCGAAGAGGGAGGAAGAATATAAAATTGTCGGGGTTATTGAAAACGAAAGCGCTAATTATATTTTTATACCCAGGCGGACAATAAGCGATTTGGGAATCAGCCAGTATAATGAACTAAAAGTCAAGGTTTCGGCTAACGAACATATAGCCGGAGTAAGGGATGAAATTATTGATAAAGGATTTTTGGTTTCTTCTTTGTCGGACACAATTGACCAAGCCAATAAGATATTTAGAATTATTCAGATTATTTTAGCCTTGTTCGGGTTGGTTGCCCTGGTTGTTTCGGCTATCGGCATGTTTAACACTATGACGATTACTTTGCTGGAAAGGATCAATGAAATCGGCATTATGCGGGCAATCGGAGTCACGGGGAGAGATATTAGGCTATTGTTCTTAATGGAGTCGGCCATAATGGGTTTTTTGGGGGGCGTGGGAGGGATTATAGTGGGTTATTTGGCC
This portion of the Patescibacteria group bacterium genome encodes:
- a CDS encoding ABC transporter ATP-binding protein is translated as MGQTNALIKIKDLNVTYFSGKPNEVRALKKINLEIYPGEFVIFFGPSGCGKSTLLYSIAGLETNITGDIYVGGKNIAKLNCRETEEFHQKRTGMIFQAYYLVDSLNVLENVILPQMAVGADKKEREKKALELLGHFGVKEQADKFPNELSGGQQQRVAISRALVNNPEILLADEPLGNLDSKAAQDVMSLLADLNERSKKTVILVTHNPAFLNIAHRVFYVKDGAIVDTRVNEERKKIAARPEDKEAEAPISKELEMLARTFSGISGAAGSLLIPFKAKQIVSEVLLEMSGEEVGAIEKKVENLLIAGMRSIEDSFFKYLDEEIEKGGLGMDKRSARRVSDQVKDIMKEISILEKMDREISSGKRSWQNADIEQIRGYLLDSFRLKVSDPLSLKIMDGAIKMRVTSKIDKEGFFKKIDLPLKEGGAGIDKRVTKKIARRLELLILGKYK
- a CDS encoding ABC transporter permease produces the protein MGILDLISLSIRMFKNRPLRTFLTVLGVSVGIGTVLFLVSLGYGLQKTILSRITTADSLLSLDVSPGAERLITLTDKDVEEISRIKEVEEVSVSIHLTGQLAANDLTGDGLVEAVDPSFFRLSGLRADKGEMFESDNRYEAVISTAGARLFNLDSEQVIGENISLVLFVPKLSEEGFEEVEVAKREEEYKIVGVIENESANYIFIPRRTISDLGISQYNELKVKVSANEHIAGVRDEIIDKGFLVSSLSDTIDQANKIFRIIQIILALFGLVALVVSAIGMFNTMTITLLERINEIGIMRAIGVTGRDIRLLFLMESAIMGFLGGVGGIIVGYLASKAANIGINILARIFGGQSLDLFYNPPWFIAVIIVFSTLIGFITGVYPSNKAGKLNPLTALRYK